Proteins encoded together in one Coffea arabica cultivar ET-39 chromosome 2c, Coffea Arabica ET-39 HiFi, whole genome shotgun sequence window:
- the LOC140035228 gene encoding elongation factor G-2, mitochondrial-like — translation MARSAKSSATCLLYTLCSGIQTTLLTPKCPPKTPIATLLAGNFHLRYFSAGSAAARLREEKEAMWKESMEKVRNIGISAHIDSGKTTLTERVLYYTGRIHEIHEVRGKDGVGAKMDSMDLEREKGITIQSAATYCTWKDYQVNIIDTPGHVDFTIEVERALRVLDGAILVLCSVGGVQSQSITVDRQMRRYDVPRLAFINKLDRMGADPWKVLDQARAKLRHHSAAVQVPIGLEDDFQGLVDLVNLKAYYFHSSNGEKVVTEDIPSNIEALAMEKRRELIEVVSEVDETLAEAFLNDDPISSTDLEEAIRRATVARKFVPVFMGSAFKNKGVQPLLDGVLNYLPCPTEVSNYALDQTKDEEKVMLSGNPAGHLVALAFKLEEGRFGQLTYLRIYEGILRKGDFMVNINTGKKIKIPRLVRMHANEMEDIQEAHAGQIVAVFGIDCASGDTFTDGSVRYTMTSMNVPEPVMSLAVSPVSKDSGGQFSKALNRFQKEDPTFRVGLDPESGQTIISGMGELHLDIYVERIRREYKVDATVGKPRVNFRETVTQRAEFDYLHKKQSGGQGQYGRVIGYVEPLPAGSPAKFEFENMIVGQAIPSGFIPAIEKGFKEAANSGSLIGHPVENIRVVLTDGAAHAVDSSELAFKLAAIYAFRQCYSAARPVILEPIMLVELKVPTEFQGTVTGDINKRKGMIVGNDQENDDSVITAHVPLNNMFGYSTALRSMTQGKGEFTMEYIEHLPVAQDVQTQLINTHKAAKGTS, via the exons ATGGCTCGGAGTGCAAAATCCTCTGCGACGTGCCTGCTCTACACCCTCTGCTCCGGCATCCAAACGACACTACTCACTCCGAAATGCCCACCGAAAACCCCAATTGCAACTTTATTGGCCGGGAACTTCCACCTCCGCTACTTCTCTGCCGGCAGCGCCGCCGCGAGACTGAGGGAAGAGAAAGAGGCTATGTGGAAGGAGTCGATGGAGAAGGTCCGAAATATCGGGATTTCGGCGCACATTGATTCGGGCAAGACCACCTTAACTGAGCGGGTTTTGTACTATACGGGTAGGATCCATGAGATTCATGAGGTAAGAGGGAAAGATGGAGTCGGTGCGAAAATGGATTCTATGgatttagagagagagaaagggattACTATACAGTCTGCTGCCACTTACTGTACTTGGAAAGATTATCAG GTCAACATAATTGATACTCCAGGACATGTAGATTTCACCATTGAAGTGGAGAGGGCTTTGCGTGTTCTGGATGGTGCAATTCTTGTTCTTTGTAGTGTTGGTGGCGTACAAAGTCAGTCAATTACTGTTGATAGACAAATGAGAAGATATGATGTTCCAAGACTTGCTTTTATTAACAAATTAGATCGAATGGGTGCAGATCCATGGAAAGTTCTCGATCAG GCTAGAGCCAAGCTTCGACACCATAGCGCTGCTGTGCAAGTTCCAATTGGCTTGGAAGATGACTTTCAGGGTCTTGTCGATCTTGTGAATTTAAAAGCTTATTACTTTCACAGTTCCAATGG TGAGAAAGTGGTCACTGAAGATATCCCCAGTAACATTGAAGCGCTAGCTATGGAAAAGCGTCGGGAGCTTATTGAGGTAGTCTCTGAGGTTGATGAGACGCTTGCTGAAGCATTTCTCAACGATGACCCTATATCATCCACTGATCTTGAG GAGGCAATCAGGAGAGCTACCGTTGCGAGAAAATTTGTACCTGTTTTTATGGGCAGCGCATTTAAGAACAAG GGGGTTCAGCCTCTTCTTGATGGTGTCCTCAATTATTTGCCTTGTCCTACTGAAGTTAGTAACTATGCACTTGATCAAACTAAGGATGAGGAGAAG GTTATGTTGTCTGGAAATCCAGCGGGACATTTGGTTGCCTTGGCTTTCAAATTGGAAGAAGGACGTTTTGGCCAGTTGACGTATTTAAG AATATATGAAGGTATCCTGCGGAAGGGAGATTTTATGGTCAACATAAACACAGGCAAGAAGATTAAG ATTCCTCGTTTGGTTCGAATGCATGCTAATGAGATGGAG GATATTCAAGAGGCTCATGCTGGACAAATAGTTGCTGTTTTTGGGATAGATTGTGCTTCAG GAGATACATTTACTGATGGATCGGTTAGATACACCATGACTTCAATGAATGTCCCTGAACCAGTGATGTCCTTGGCTGTTTCGCCAGTTTCCAAAGATTCTGGAGGCCAG TTTTCAAAAGCACTGAATCGATTTCAAAAAGAAGACCCAACCTTTCGTGTTGGATTAGATCCAGAGAGTGGCCAG ACAATTATTTCTGGCATGGGAGAACTGCATCTGGACATTTATGTTGAGCGCATAAGAAGAGAATATAAG GTTGATGCAACTGTTGGAAAGCCTCGTGTCAACTTCAGAGAGACTGTTACTCAGCGAGCTGAATTTGATTACTTACATAAGAAACAAAGTGGAGGACAAGGTCAATACGGAAGGGTGATTGG GTATGTGGAACCACTTCCAGCAGGCTCACCTGCTAAGTTTGAGTTTGAAAACATGATTGTTGGACAAGCTATACCATCTGGCTTTATCCCAGCAATTGAGAAGGGTTTTAAAGAAGCTGCCAACTC CGGTTCATTAATTGGTCATCCAGTTGAGAATATTCGAGTTGTTTTGACGGATGGTGCAGCTCATGCTGTGGATTCAAGTGAACTTGCATTCAAGTTAGCTGCAATATATGCATTTAGACAG TGTTATTCAGCAGCAAGACCTGTCATTTTAGAACCCATAATGCTGGTGGAATTGAAAGTACCGACAGAATTTCAGGGCACTGTCACTGGCGATATCAACAA GAGGAAAGGCATGATTGTGGGGAATGACCAGGAAAATGATGATTCTGTCATCACTGCGCAT GTCCCGCTCAACAATATGTTTGGGTACTCAACGGCTCTCCGCTCAATGACCCAG GGTAAAGGTGAATTTACAATGGAATACATAGAGCACTTACCAGTTGCTCAGGATGTGCAGACACAATTGATTAACACGCACAAGGCCGCGAAGGGTACTTCATAG
- the LOC140035229 gene encoding uncharacterized protein: protein MAGIAIVMDLLRKNPSLTGRTVHSYGLFSAKVAASAAATSAAAMAPFATWAFFGKGVPQVAYCDAGAAINGDYISRIRSVSENVFEEEDSVDYSTKEYIIELKPLFSAFHWKTLALTSLRSFLLFYLPLLEPHANMDDDDDDFLQDTHEERVNLVVPFKKSVKQIVRETTVVTTRRVLERLAVHYVSQRLAWKLLKDTPKSAARKAQRGMPTLTYIYSVGRTTFRGHFLAVLASWLVQVGIDVYRFFSRICGSKEETDEIDRAAELQLLGRKIYIATLRCGASLIFASIGAGLGAIIIRPTTGQWIGCALGDLAGPVILSLCFEKLFHVEL from the exons ATGGCGGGGATAGCTATAGTAATGGATCTTCTCAGGAAAAACCCAAGTTTAACTGGCCGGACAGTCCATTCTTATGGGTTGTTCTCAGCTAAAGTTGCTGCCTCTGCTGCCGCCACTTCTGCAGCTGCCATGGCTCCTTTTGCCACTTGGGCATTTTTTGG TAAAGGTGTTCCTCAAGTTGCTTACTGTGATGCTGGTGCAGCAATAAATGGAGATTACATATCTCGCATACGGAGTGTGTCTGAGAATGTTTTTGAAGAGGAGGACTCTGTAGATTACAGCACCAAAGAGTATATAATTGAGCTAAAACCTTTGTTCTCAGCATTTCATTGGAAGACTCTTGCTTTGACGTCACTGAGGTcttttctattattttatttgccTCTATTGGAGCCACATGCAAATATGGACGACGATGATGATGACTTTCTGCAGGATACTCACGAAGAACGTGTAAATTTGGTTGTTCCTTTTAAGAAATCTGTGAAGCAGATTGTTCGCGAA ACCACTGTTGTAACTACGAGGCGCGTACTGGAAAGACTTGCTGTACATTATGTTTCACAGCGTTTGGCGTGGAAACTTCTAAAAG ATACCCCTAAGTCAGCTGCACGGAAGGCTCAAAGGGGAATGCCTACTTTAACATACATCTATTCTGTTGGCAGAACTACTTTTAGAG GACATTTCCTTGCAGTTCTAGCATCATGGCTGGTCCAAGTTGGCATAGATGTGTACCGCTTCTTTTCGCGTATATGCGGTTCCAAAGAAGAAACTGATGAAATTGATAGAGCAGCAGAACTTCAGCTTCTTGGAAGAAAGATTTATATTGCTACTCTTAGGTGTGGTGCCTCGCTCATTTTTGCTTCCATCGGGGCAGGACTGGGAGCAATTATCATCAGGCCTACAACGGGTCAATGGATTG gCTGTGCACTTGGGGATCTGGCAGGGCCTGTTATATTATCATTGTGTTTCGAGAAATTATTTCATGTAGAGTTATGA
- the LOC140035230 gene encoding uncharacterized protein isoform X2, translating to MSSARDELSQFDISNEEKDKLVGEVIRCILFKTTQNNGCPIKREELTQIVTKKSYRQKNLPAFVINEAKSKLSSIFGYELRELQRSRPSSATQKTRVGSSQQSGADAKSYVIISQLPADVCKKYVENDETSHVTGFTFVVLGIIHLAGGKITEDNLWHHLRRLGLGENEDKLALEALVQQRLGLECIMCFSYLMHFVAVLRSGTAIWREL from the exons ATGTCGTCCGCCAGAGACGAACTCTCCCAATTCGACATCTCTAACGAG GAAAAAGATAAGCTGGTTGGCGAAGTAATTCGATGCATTCTATTCAAAACGACACAAAATAATGGGTGTCCAATAAAGAGGGAAGAGCTGACCCAAATTGTTACCAAAAAAAGTTACAGGCAGAAGAATTTACCTGCTTTTGTGATTAATGAGGCTAAATCTAAGCTTTCTAGCATTTTCGGGTACGAGCTGCGCGAGCTTCAACGGTCGCGACCTTCTTCTGCCACCCAAAAGACCCGTGTCGGTTCTTCACAGCAAT CTGGGGCTGATGCGAAATCGTATGTAATTATAAGCCAGCTACCAGCAGATGTTTGCAAGAAGTACGTGGAGAATGACGAGACATCCCATGTAACTGGTTTTACTTTTGTTGTCCTCGGTATTATCCACCTTGCTGGAGGCAAGATCACAGAAG ATAATCTTTGGCATCATTTGAGACGATTGGGATTGGGCGAGAATGAAGATAAACTGGCATTGGAAGCACTTGTCCAGCAGAGGTTAGGATTAGAATGTATAATGTGCTTCTCATACCTAATGCATTTTGTGGCCGTTCTGAGAAGTGGCACAGCTATCTGG AGAGAGCTTTAG
- the LOC113728738 gene encoding cell number regulator 6, whose protein sequence is MVDGTYVQLTKEQEALEDITPGELNQPIDVVQITAARCPQCGQALPESYQPPANEDWSTGIFGCADDPDSCWTGLFCPCVLFGRNVESLGDEVSYSCACMGHVICIEGGITLAALMAAFNGAIDPQTVGLITEGLLCTWWICGVYTGMARQALQRKYHLKDSPCEPSLVHLCLHWCAICQEHREMKCRLSNYHATETTIVNPPPVQEMIVGNKQEMRIGHKPETSSSSDENTGRTNLELQPV, encoded by the exons ATGGTTGATGGGACTTATGTACAATTGACAAAGGAGCAAGAGGCGTTGGAGGACATCACTCCAGGAGAGCTTAATCAACCTATCGATGTTGTTCAG ATAACTGCAGCTAGGTGTCCTCAATGTGGTCAAGCTTTGCCTGAAAGCTACCAACCCCCTGCTAACGAAGACTGGAGTACTGGGATTTTTGGTTGTGCTGATGATCCAGATAGCT GTTGGACTGGATTGTTTTGCCCCTGTGTGTTATTTGGACGCAATGTTGAGAGTTTGGGTGATGAAGTCTCATATTCTTGCGCATGTATGGGTCATGTGATATGCATCGAAGGCGGCATTACTCTTGCAGCACTTATGGCTGCGTTTAATGGTGCTATTGATCCCCAGACAGTAGGGCTTATAACAGAAGGCCTTCTCTGCACTTGGTGGATATGTGGTGTCTACACGGGCATGGCACGGCAAGCATTACAGAGAAAGTATCATTTAAAG GATTCACCATGTGAGCCTTCATTGGTGCACCTATGTTTACATTGGTGTGCTATATGCCAAGAGCACAGGGAGATGAAGTGCCGCCTTTCTAATTATCATGCAACCGAAACAACAATTGTGAATCCTCCCCCAGTTCAAGAAATGATCGTTGGTAACAAACAAGAGATGCGTATTGGTCACAAACCAGAGACCTCGTCTTCCAGTGACGAAAACACAGGACGCACGAACTTAGAATTGCAACCTGTATAG
- the LOC140035230 gene encoding uncharacterized protein isoform X1, with protein MSSARDELSQFDISNEEKDKLVGEVIRCILFKTTQNNGCPIKREELTQIVTKKSYRQKNLPAFVINEAKSKLSSIFGYELRELQRSRPSSATQKTRVGSSQQSGADAKSYVIISQLPADVCKKYVENDETSHVTGFTFVVLGIIHLAGGKITEDNLWHHLRRLGLGENEDKLALEALVQQRYLQKDKVSGPEGYTLFYEFAERALDEAVNRRIKEYVMEIVQKDASPRDAD; from the exons ATGTCGTCCGCCAGAGACGAACTCTCCCAATTCGACATCTCTAACGAG GAAAAAGATAAGCTGGTTGGCGAAGTAATTCGATGCATTCTATTCAAAACGACACAAAATAATGGGTGTCCAATAAAGAGGGAAGAGCTGACCCAAATTGTTACCAAAAAAAGTTACAGGCAGAAGAATTTACCTGCTTTTGTGATTAATGAGGCTAAATCTAAGCTTTCTAGCATTTTCGGGTACGAGCTGCGCGAGCTTCAACGGTCGCGACCTTCTTCTGCCACCCAAAAGACCCGTGTCGGTTCTTCACAGCAAT CTGGGGCTGATGCGAAATCGTATGTAATTATAAGCCAGCTACCAGCAGATGTTTGCAAGAAGTACGTGGAGAATGACGAGACATCCCATGTAACTGGTTTTACTTTTGTTGTCCTCGGTATTATCCACCTTGCTGGAGGCAAGATCACAGAAG ATAATCTTTGGCATCATTTGAGACGATTGGGATTGGGCGAGAATGAAGATAAACTGGCATTGGAAGCACTTGTCCAGCAGAG ATATTTACAGAAAGACAAAGTTAGTGGCCCTGAAGGTTATACTTTGTTCTATGAGTTTGCAGAGAGAGCTTTAGATGAAGCAGTCAATCGTAGAATAAAGGAATATGTAATGGAG ATTGTGCAAAAAGATGCCTCCCCAAGGGATGCTGATTAG